One region of Streptomyces capillispiralis genomic DNA includes:
- a CDS encoding glutaredoxin family protein, which yields MADMSPLFRRNTPAAPRDRLVTLVRKPGCHLCDDAQVVVEKVCAELGVPWESKDITEDRELYERYWEQIPVVLVDGAQHTFWRVNEDRLRKALGD from the coding sequence ATGGCGGACATGAGCCCTCTCTTCCGCCGCAACACCCCGGCCGCCCCGCGGGACCGGCTCGTCACCCTCGTGCGCAAGCCCGGCTGCCATCTGTGCGACGACGCGCAGGTGGTGGTGGAGAAGGTGTGCGCGGAGCTCGGCGTGCCGTGGGAGTCGAAGGACATCACCGAGGACCGCGAGCTGTACGAGCGGTACTGGGAGCAGATCCCCGTGGTCCTGGTCGACGGGGCGCAGCACACCTTCTGGCGCGTGAACGAGGACCGTCTCCGCAAGGCCCTCGGCGACTGA
- a CDS encoding redox-sensing transcriptional repressor Rex, with amino-acid sequence MATGRTHRPATRSRGIPEATVARLPLYLRALTALSERSVPTVSSEELAAAAGVNSAKLRKDFSYLGSYGTRGVGYDVEYLVYQISRELGLTQDWPVVIVGIGNLGAALANYGGFASRGFRVAALIDADPAMAGKPVAGIPVQHTDELESIITDNGVSIGVIATPAGAAQQVCDRLVAAGVTSILNFAPTVLSVPDGVDVRKVDLSIELQILAFHEQRKAGEEAGATAAADSAAVPAAPRTDSATDQGPDGDVPAVMPA; translated from the coding sequence GTGGCAACTGGCCGAACTCACCGACCGGCGACCCGTAGCCGAGGGATTCCCGAGGCCACCGTCGCCCGTCTTCCGCTGTACCTCCGCGCCCTCACCGCGCTCTCGGAGCGCTCGGTGCCCACGGTCTCCTCGGAGGAGCTGGCGGCCGCCGCGGGGGTCAACTCCGCGAAGCTGCGCAAGGACTTCTCCTACCTGGGCTCCTACGGGACCAGGGGCGTCGGCTACGACGTCGAGTATCTCGTCTACCAGATCTCCCGCGAGCTGGGCCTGACCCAGGACTGGCCGGTCGTGATCGTCGGTATCGGCAACCTCGGCGCCGCCCTCGCCAACTACGGCGGGTTCGCCTCCCGCGGCTTCCGGGTCGCCGCGCTGATCGACGCCGACCCCGCGATGGCCGGAAAGCCCGTCGCCGGGATCCCGGTCCAGCACACCGACGAGCTGGAGTCGATCATCACGGACAACGGCGTGTCGATCGGCGTGATCGCCACCCCCGCCGGTGCCGCCCAGCAGGTCTGCGACCGGCTCGTGGCCGCCGGTGTCACCTCCATCCTGAACTTCGCGCCGACCGTGCTGTCCGTGCCGGACGGCGTCGACGTGCGCAAGGTCGACCTCTCCATCGAGCTGCAGATCCTCGCCTTCCACGAGCAGCGCAAGGCCGGCGAGGAGGCCGGCGCCACCGCCGCGGCCGACTCCGCCGCCGTCCCGGCCGCCCCCCGCACCGACTCCGCCACCGACCAGGGGCCCGACGGGGACGTACCCGCCGTGATGCCGGCATGA